One genomic region from Antedon mediterranea chromosome 3, ecAntMedi1.1, whole genome shotgun sequence encodes:
- the LOC140044782 gene encoding ribosome biogenesis protein BMS1 homolog isoform X1: MMETTPAPKNHRERQAGRKAEKKKNKNKKQDENLTDRQRNPKAFAFHSAANMAKSFRRNMDLQSKRHHIPLVDRMPLEPPPVVIAVVGPPKVGKSTLIRCLIRNYTRQNLVTIQGPVTIVSGKKRRLTFIECNNDVNSMIDLAKIADLVLLLVDASFGFEMEVFEFLNIVQIHGFPKIMGVLTHLDQLKNNKTLKKTKKRLKNRFWTEIYQGAKLFYLSGMVHSDYQQREIHNLGRFISVMKFRPLVWRTTHPYILADRMEDLTDPEEVRQKPNCDRTVSFYGYVRGTPLKNGSNIHIAGCGDFNVKDVSYLPDPCPLPDKEKKRSLNQKERLIYAPLSGVGGIVYDKDVVYIDLGNKAPHSQVQEEQRPSNELVTNLIGTQQTVDAKMAVSKLAYFPESTPIASEEVSTGFPIRMPEEEVVSEGGRVRRRAVFGDEDVNNDEDSGNESEDEGQDSDNDMADEDEPELEKSRQSESSTSKNKRQKVDVEELVFVDSDDEDDDEFANNSGALKNLQVKSDDEEESDEDSDMEKQLEKEKNKRKRKLNVNQDELRTFSKKKMRKGKDKIKSVKDNRSKEEHKKINITKAEEEDEDDTDSEDDIEDREIKEGIEAEEIDGEGMDSEEGSLNEFGTGHLRWKDDMVQRAADAFLQRQKDTPNLRKLVYGVDDTENDSDDEEELGGLFTVSRKSTDEKKQRKGMNDFDSSVFPVDVVRDWTNEELKEMIADCFVTGKWSADEDAKTLLDQDDEVYGDFEDLETGIIHKAKTTEDDDDDDEEENDDGDDKKEDGEEDQKKEMTKREKFLEKKRKLKEAFDAAYDNADGGSSYYDDLKQQMNQQAELNRKEFEDMDDDIRTQYEGFRPGMYVRVEVANMPCEFVNNFDPAYPMVIGGLLSSEENIGYVQMRIKKHRWYPKILKTRDPLIFSLGWRRFQTIPLFSIEDHNGRRRLLKYTPEHMHCMATIWGPITPQGTGFLALQTVAGRMPGFRIAATGAVTDIDKSLHIVKKLKLIGTPIKIHKNTAFIKGMFNTTLEVARFEGASVKTVSGIRGQIKKAIKTPEGAFRASFEDKILKSDIVFLRGWIPVFMPKFYNPVQTLLLPKGEKDNWTGMRTVGQLRKDNNVAVPFNKDSLYKPIERKPKVFRELRIPRELQRALPFKDKPQEKFKRKKNAISRMRAVVREPEERQAAALVHQMTTLYNERKRQERSRMAARVEEHKKKMSVLEEKKDERQKKAKREIYKLLGKMKKKPK; encoded by the exons ATGATGGAGACGACCCCAGCACCAAAGAACCATCGTGAGCGACAAGCAGGGCGCAAAGcagaaaagaaaaagaacaaaaacaaaaaacaagatGAAAATCTCACAGATCGCCAACGCAACCCAAAGGCGTTTGCCTTCCATTCAGCTGCTAACATGGCAAAGTCTTTTAGACG AAACATGGACTTGCAGTCAAAGCGGCACCATATACCACTGGTTGACAGAATGCCCCTTGAGCCACCACCTGTTGTTATCGCTGTTGTTGGTCCCCCAAAAGTTGGCAAGTCCACACTCATCCGGTGCTTGATACGAAACTATACACGGCAAAATTTGGTCACGATACAAGGACCTGTTACAATAGTTTCAG GAAAGAAACGTCGCTTAACATTTATAGAGTGCAATAATGATGTTAATAGTATGATTGACCTCGCAAAAATTGCTGACCTG GTCTTATTATTGGTTGATGCCAGTTTTGGATTTGAGATGGAAGTGTTCGAGTTTCTAAACATTGTTCAGATTCATGGATTTCCCAAGATCATGGGAGTGTTGACTCATTTAGACcaactgaaaaataataaaacattaaaaaagacAAAGAAACGATTAAAGAACAGATTTTGGACAGAAATATACCAG GGTGCTAAGTTATTCTATTTATCTGGGATGGTTCACAGTGACTACCAGCAACGCGAGATCCACAACCTGGGACGATTCATCTCTGTAATGAAGTTTAGACCACTTGTCTGGCGGACAACCCATCCATACATCCTGGCAGACAG GATGGAAGATTTAACCGACCCAGAGGAGGTACGACAGAAACCAAATTGTGATCGTACTGTCAGTTTCTATGGTTACGTCAGAGGCACGCCCCTTAAAAATGGAAGCAACATACACATAGCAG GTTGTGGAGATTTTAACGTGAAGGATGTCAGTTACCTTCCTGATCCGTGCCCTCTTCCGGACAAGGAAAAGAAACGATCGTTAAATCAAAAAGAACGTCTTATCTATGCCCCTTTGTCTGGAGTGGGTGGAATTGTCTATGATAAAGATGTTGTCTACATAGACTTGGGAAACAAGGCGCCTCACAGCCAAGTTCAG GAAGAGCAACGGCCATCGAATGAACTTGTCACAAACCTAATAGGTACCCAGCAGACTGTAGATGCTAAGATGGCAGTCAGTAAATTAGCGTACTTCCCAGAATCCACTCCTATTGCATCAGAGGAAGTCTCAACTGGTTTTCCAATCAGAATGCCAGAAGAGGAAGTTGTGAGCGAGGGAGGAAGGGTCCGAAGGAGGGCGGTATTTGGAGATGAGGACGTTAACAATGATGAAGATTCTGGTAACGAATCAGAAGATGAG GGTCAAGATTCAGATAATGATATGGCAGACGAAGATGAACCAGAGCTAGAAAAATCCCGGCAATCTGAGTCATCAACTTCGAAAAACAAAAGACAAAAAGTT gaTGTAGAAGAATTGGTTTTTGTAGATagtgatgatgaagatgatgatgaatttgcTAACAACTCCGGAGCTCTTAAAAATTTGCAAGTCAAGagtgatgatgaagaagaaTCGGATGAAGACAGTGATATGGAGAAACAgttggaaaaagaaaaaaacaaacggAAAAGGAAACTGAATGTAAATCAGGATGAGCTAAGGAcgtttagtaaaaaaaaaatgagaaaagggaaagataaaataaaatctgTAAAAGATAATAGATCAAAGGAAGAacataaaaagataaatataacaAAAGCAGAAGAGGAGGATGAAGATGATACAGATAGTGAAGATGATATTGAAGATAGAGAGATAAAAGAAGGAATAGAAGCTGAAGAAATTGATGGTGAAGGAATGGATTCTGAAGAAGGAAGTTTGAACGAATTTGGTACAg GTCACCTACGATGGAAAGATGACATGGTTCAACGAGCAGCAGACGCTTTCCTTCAACGTCAGAAGGACACCCCCAACCTAAGGAAATTGGTGTATGGTGTTG ACGATACAGAAAATGATTCTGATGATGAGGAAGAGCTGGGTGGATTGTTTACAGTTTCAAGAAAATCTACTGATGAAAAGAAACAACGTAAAGGAATGAATGATTTTGATAGTTCAGTCTTCCCAGTAGACGTAGTTAGAGATTGGACCAATGAAGag CTGAAGGAGATGATTGCTGATTGTTTTGTTACTGGCAAATGGTCTGCAGATGAAGATGCCAAGACCTTGCTGGATCAAGATG ATGAGGTTTATGGAGACTTTGAAGATTTAGAGACTGGTATTATTCACAAAGCAAAAACAacggaagatgatgatgatgatgatgaagaagaaaatgatgatggtgatgacaaGAAAGAGGATGGGGAAGAAGACCAGAAGAAAGAAATGACAAAGCGGGAGAAGTTTTTGGAAAAGAAGAGAAAGCTTAAGGAAGCTTTTGATGCTGCATACGATAATGCAGATGGCGGGTCATCGTACTATGATGATCTGAAACAACAGATGAACCAACAAGCAGAG TTGAATCGCAAAGAGTTTGAAGATATGGATGATGATATTAGAACACAGTACGAAGGCTTTCGGCCAGGAATGTATGTGCGTGTTGAG GTGGCTAACATGCCATGTGAATTTGTGAACAATTTTGATCCTGCATATCCCATGGTCATTGGTGGACTACTAAGTAGTGAGGAGAATATTGGCTATGTACag ATGCGAATAAAGAAACATCGTTGGTATCCAAAGATTCTCAAGACTCGTGACCCTTTAATTTTCTCATTAGGATGGCGTCGTTTTCAGACTATTCCATTATTTTCAATCGAGGATCACAACGGTCGACGGCGTTTGTTGAAGTACACCCCTGAACATATGCACTGCATGGCAACCATCTGGG GACCAATCACCCCGCAAGGAACAGGTTTCTTGGCATTACAAACAGTTGCTGGTAGAATG CCTGGCTTTCGTATAGCTGCGACTGGAGCTGTCACCGACATTGACAAATCACTACACATTGTAAAGAAGTTGAAACTGATTGGTACACCAATCAAGATTCACAAGAACACTGCATTTATTAAG ggAATGTTTAACACAACATTAGAGGTGGCAAGATTTGAGGGTGCTTCAGTCAAAACGGTTAGCGGCATTAGAGGGCAGATCAAGAAAGCTATAAAGACACCTGAGGGCGCTTTCCGTGCTTCATTTGAAGACAAAATTCTTAAAAGTG ACATTGTGTTCCTGCGTGGTTGGATACCAGTATTCATGCCAAAGTTTTACAACCCGGTACAGACACTGTTACTACCAAAGGGCGAGAAGGACAATTGGACGGGGATGAGAACTGTAGGACAATTAAGGAAAGACAACAACGTGGCTGTACCATTCAATAAGGATTCATTATACAAA CCAATTGAAAGAAAACCAAAGGTGTTTAGAGAGTTGCGTATTCCAAGAGAGTTACAGAGGGCGCTGCCTTTCAAGGACAAACCACAAGAGAAATTCAAACGTAAAAAGAATGCAATTAGCAGAATGAGAGCTGTAGTTAGAGAGCCAGAGGAGAGACAG GCTGCAGCACTGGTACATCAAATGACTACACTCTACAATGAAAGGAAACGTCAAGAGAGAAGCCGAATGGCAGCCAGGGTAGAAGAACATAAAAAGAAG atgTCTGTTTTAGAAGAGAAGAAAGATGAAAGACAGAAGAAAGCAAAACGAGAAATCTATAAACTTTTAGGAAAGATGAAGAAGAAAccaaaataa
- the LOC140044782 gene encoding ribosome biogenesis protein BMS1 homolog isoform X2 translates to MMETTPAPKNHRERQAGRKAEKKKNKNKKQDENLTDRQRNPKAFAFHSAANMAKSFRRNMDLQSKRHHIPLVDRMPLEPPPVVIAVVGPPKVGKSTLIRCLIRNYTRQNLVTIQGPVTIVSGKKRRLTFIECNNDVNSMIDLAKIADLVLLLVDASFGFEMEVFEFLNIVQIHGFPKIMGVLTHLDQLKNNKTLKKTKKRLKNRFWTEIYQGAKLFYLSGMVHSDYQQREIHNLGRFISVMKFRPLVWRTTHPYILADRMEDLTDPEEVRQKPNCDRTVSFYGYVRGTPLKNGSNIHIAGCGDFNVKDVSYLPDPCPLPDKEKKRSLNQKERLIYAPLSGVGGIVYDKDVVYIDLGNKAPHSQVQEEQRPSNELVTNLIGTQQTVDAKMAVSKLAYFPESTPIASEEVSTGFPIRMPEEEVVSEGGRVRRRAVFGDEDVNNDEDSGNESEDEGQDSDNDMADEDEPELEKSRQSESSTSKNKRQKVDVEELVFVDSDDEDDDEFANNSGALKNLQVKSDDEEESDEDSDMEKQLEKEKNKRKRKLNVNQDELRTFSKKKMRKGKDKIKSVKDNRSKEEHKKINITKAEEEDEDDTDSEDDIEDREIKEGIEAEEIDGEGMDSEEGSLNEFGTGHLRWKDDMVQRAADAFLQRQKDTPNLRKLVYGVDDTENDSDDEEELGGLFTVSRKSTDEKKQRKGMNDFDSSVFPVDVVRDWTNEELKEMIADCFVTGKWSADEDAKTLLDQDDEVYGDFEDLETGIIHKAKTTEDDDDDDEEENDDGDDKKEDGEEDQKKEMTKREKFLEKKRKLKEAFDAAYDNADGGSSYYDDLKQQMNQQAELNRKEFEDMDDDIRTQYEGFRPGMYVRVEVANMPCEFVNNFDPAYPMVIGGLLSSEENIGYVQMRIKKHRWYPKILKTRDPLIFSLGWRRFQTIPLFSIEDHNGRRRLLKYTPEHMHCMATIWGPITPQGTGFLALQTVAGRMPGFRIAATGAVTDIDKSLHIVKKLKLIGTPIKIHKNTAFIKGMFNTTLEVARFEGASVKTVSGIRGQIKKAIKTPEGAFRASFEDKILKSDIVFLRGWIPVFMPKFYNPVQTLLLPKGEKDNWTGMRTVGQLRKDNNVAVPFNKDSLYKPIERKPKVFRELRIPRELQRALPFKDKPQEKFKRKKNAISRMRAVVREPEERQAAALVHQMTTLYNERKRQERSRMAARVEEHKKKQTHGVAITE, encoded by the exons ATGATGGAGACGACCCCAGCACCAAAGAACCATCGTGAGCGACAAGCAGGGCGCAAAGcagaaaagaaaaagaacaaaaacaaaaaacaagatGAAAATCTCACAGATCGCCAACGCAACCCAAAGGCGTTTGCCTTCCATTCAGCTGCTAACATGGCAAAGTCTTTTAGACG AAACATGGACTTGCAGTCAAAGCGGCACCATATACCACTGGTTGACAGAATGCCCCTTGAGCCACCACCTGTTGTTATCGCTGTTGTTGGTCCCCCAAAAGTTGGCAAGTCCACACTCATCCGGTGCTTGATACGAAACTATACACGGCAAAATTTGGTCACGATACAAGGACCTGTTACAATAGTTTCAG GAAAGAAACGTCGCTTAACATTTATAGAGTGCAATAATGATGTTAATAGTATGATTGACCTCGCAAAAATTGCTGACCTG GTCTTATTATTGGTTGATGCCAGTTTTGGATTTGAGATGGAAGTGTTCGAGTTTCTAAACATTGTTCAGATTCATGGATTTCCCAAGATCATGGGAGTGTTGACTCATTTAGACcaactgaaaaataataaaacattaaaaaagacAAAGAAACGATTAAAGAACAGATTTTGGACAGAAATATACCAG GGTGCTAAGTTATTCTATTTATCTGGGATGGTTCACAGTGACTACCAGCAACGCGAGATCCACAACCTGGGACGATTCATCTCTGTAATGAAGTTTAGACCACTTGTCTGGCGGACAACCCATCCATACATCCTGGCAGACAG GATGGAAGATTTAACCGACCCAGAGGAGGTACGACAGAAACCAAATTGTGATCGTACTGTCAGTTTCTATGGTTACGTCAGAGGCACGCCCCTTAAAAATGGAAGCAACATACACATAGCAG GTTGTGGAGATTTTAACGTGAAGGATGTCAGTTACCTTCCTGATCCGTGCCCTCTTCCGGACAAGGAAAAGAAACGATCGTTAAATCAAAAAGAACGTCTTATCTATGCCCCTTTGTCTGGAGTGGGTGGAATTGTCTATGATAAAGATGTTGTCTACATAGACTTGGGAAACAAGGCGCCTCACAGCCAAGTTCAG GAAGAGCAACGGCCATCGAATGAACTTGTCACAAACCTAATAGGTACCCAGCAGACTGTAGATGCTAAGATGGCAGTCAGTAAATTAGCGTACTTCCCAGAATCCACTCCTATTGCATCAGAGGAAGTCTCAACTGGTTTTCCAATCAGAATGCCAGAAGAGGAAGTTGTGAGCGAGGGAGGAAGGGTCCGAAGGAGGGCGGTATTTGGAGATGAGGACGTTAACAATGATGAAGATTCTGGTAACGAATCAGAAGATGAG GGTCAAGATTCAGATAATGATATGGCAGACGAAGATGAACCAGAGCTAGAAAAATCCCGGCAATCTGAGTCATCAACTTCGAAAAACAAAAGACAAAAAGTT gaTGTAGAAGAATTGGTTTTTGTAGATagtgatgatgaagatgatgatgaatttgcTAACAACTCCGGAGCTCTTAAAAATTTGCAAGTCAAGagtgatgatgaagaagaaTCGGATGAAGACAGTGATATGGAGAAACAgttggaaaaagaaaaaaacaaacggAAAAGGAAACTGAATGTAAATCAGGATGAGCTAAGGAcgtttagtaaaaaaaaaatgagaaaagggaaagataaaataaaatctgTAAAAGATAATAGATCAAAGGAAGAacataaaaagataaatataacaAAAGCAGAAGAGGAGGATGAAGATGATACAGATAGTGAAGATGATATTGAAGATAGAGAGATAAAAGAAGGAATAGAAGCTGAAGAAATTGATGGTGAAGGAATGGATTCTGAAGAAGGAAGTTTGAACGAATTTGGTACAg GTCACCTACGATGGAAAGATGACATGGTTCAACGAGCAGCAGACGCTTTCCTTCAACGTCAGAAGGACACCCCCAACCTAAGGAAATTGGTGTATGGTGTTG ACGATACAGAAAATGATTCTGATGATGAGGAAGAGCTGGGTGGATTGTTTACAGTTTCAAGAAAATCTACTGATGAAAAGAAACAACGTAAAGGAATGAATGATTTTGATAGTTCAGTCTTCCCAGTAGACGTAGTTAGAGATTGGACCAATGAAGag CTGAAGGAGATGATTGCTGATTGTTTTGTTACTGGCAAATGGTCTGCAGATGAAGATGCCAAGACCTTGCTGGATCAAGATG ATGAGGTTTATGGAGACTTTGAAGATTTAGAGACTGGTATTATTCACAAAGCAAAAACAacggaagatgatgatgatgatgatgaagaagaaaatgatgatggtgatgacaaGAAAGAGGATGGGGAAGAAGACCAGAAGAAAGAAATGACAAAGCGGGAGAAGTTTTTGGAAAAGAAGAGAAAGCTTAAGGAAGCTTTTGATGCTGCATACGATAATGCAGATGGCGGGTCATCGTACTATGATGATCTGAAACAACAGATGAACCAACAAGCAGAG TTGAATCGCAAAGAGTTTGAAGATATGGATGATGATATTAGAACACAGTACGAAGGCTTTCGGCCAGGAATGTATGTGCGTGTTGAG GTGGCTAACATGCCATGTGAATTTGTGAACAATTTTGATCCTGCATATCCCATGGTCATTGGTGGACTACTAAGTAGTGAGGAGAATATTGGCTATGTACag ATGCGAATAAAGAAACATCGTTGGTATCCAAAGATTCTCAAGACTCGTGACCCTTTAATTTTCTCATTAGGATGGCGTCGTTTTCAGACTATTCCATTATTTTCAATCGAGGATCACAACGGTCGACGGCGTTTGTTGAAGTACACCCCTGAACATATGCACTGCATGGCAACCATCTGGG GACCAATCACCCCGCAAGGAACAGGTTTCTTGGCATTACAAACAGTTGCTGGTAGAATG CCTGGCTTTCGTATAGCTGCGACTGGAGCTGTCACCGACATTGACAAATCACTACACATTGTAAAGAAGTTGAAACTGATTGGTACACCAATCAAGATTCACAAGAACACTGCATTTATTAAG ggAATGTTTAACACAACATTAGAGGTGGCAAGATTTGAGGGTGCTTCAGTCAAAACGGTTAGCGGCATTAGAGGGCAGATCAAGAAAGCTATAAAGACACCTGAGGGCGCTTTCCGTGCTTCATTTGAAGACAAAATTCTTAAAAGTG ACATTGTGTTCCTGCGTGGTTGGATACCAGTATTCATGCCAAAGTTTTACAACCCGGTACAGACACTGTTACTACCAAAGGGCGAGAAGGACAATTGGACGGGGATGAGAACTGTAGGACAATTAAGGAAAGACAACAACGTGGCTGTACCATTCAATAAGGATTCATTATACAAA CCAATTGAAAGAAAACCAAAGGTGTTTAGAGAGTTGCGTATTCCAAGAGAGTTACAGAGGGCGCTGCCTTTCAAGGACAAACCACAAGAGAAATTCAAACGTAAAAAGAATGCAATTAGCAGAATGAGAGCTGTAGTTAGAGAGCCAGAGGAGAGACAG GCTGCAGCACTGGTACATCAAATGACTACACTCTACAATGAAAGGAAACGTCAAGAGAGAAGCCGAATGGCAGCCAGGGTAGAAGAACATAAAAAGAAG